A genomic window from Phoenix dactylifera cultivar Barhee BC4 unplaced genomic scaffold, palm_55x_up_171113_PBpolish2nd_filt_p 000092F, whole genome shotgun sequence includes:
- the LOC103723904 gene encoding uncharacterized protein LOC103723904, with product MASARSVSLIVAASVGTVEALKDQAGLCRWNYALRSLQRRARSSDMGSVAQARRMSSSSSSIVERMNGREGIDEKTKRSEESLRKVMYLSCWGPN from the coding sequence ATGGCGTCTGCGAGGAGTGTTTCTTTGATTGTGGCAGCAAGCGTGGGGACCGTGGAAGCTCTCAAGGATCAAGCGGGACTTTGCCGATGGAACTATGCCCTGAGGTCTCTCCAACGGCGAGCCAGGAGTAGTGACATGGGATCGGTAGCTCAGGCCAGAAggatgtcttcttcttcttcttctattgtTGAGAGGATGAATGGAAGGGAAGGGATCGATGAGAAGACCAAACGGTCTGAGGAGTCACTTAGGAAAGTCATGTACTTGAGCTGTTGGGGTCCCAATTAG
- the LOC113463394 gene encoding uncharacterized protein LOC113463394, translated as MGSASRASLVVAASVGAVEALKDQAGLCRWNYAIRSLNHQAKNSMDSFSQARRMSSSSSSNIDRRKGRERVDEKAKRCEESLNKVMYLSCWGPN; from the coding sequence atggGCTCTGCGAGCAGGGCTTCTTTGGTTGTGGCAGCGAGCGTGGGGGCAGTGGAAGCTCTCAAGGACCAAGCAGGGCTGTGCCGATGGAACTATGCCATCAGGTCTCTAAACCATCAGGCGAAGAACAGCATGGATTCCTTCTCTCAGGCCAGGAggatgtcttcttcttcttcttctaataTTGATAGGAGGAAAGGAAGGGAAAGGGTTGATGAGAAGGCCAAGCGATGCGAGGAGTCGCTGAATAAAGTCATGTACTTGAGCTGTTGGGGTCCCAACTAG